In the genome of Achromobacter sp. MFA1 R4, the window TCCTAGGCGTTGCGCCAAGCAGCGCGGATCGTCGGGAATTTCTGGCTCCAGAGGCCTTCAGAAAAGGCATTGAGCTCGACCCGGGCCGCCTCGGCACTTGTGGCGGTATAGATCGGCCAGATAGCCGCGGCAAGCGCCTTACGGTCCTTCCAGGTGGCGTAATCCAGGCTGTTGCGAATCAGATGCACGATGCAGGTTTGCAGCGTGGTTGCGGGAAGTACTGCGCTCAGGGCCTCAGGCATGCCCTTCAGCCCTTCGGACACGGCGATCAGGATATCGCCCACGCCTCGCCTCTTGAGATTGTTGAAGACCTTCTTCCAGCGCTTGGCGCCTTCGGTGCCTTCGATCCAAAGGCCCAGGCTAACTGATCGCGGATTCTTAGCCGTAAAACAACCGAACCAGGCAATCAAGTCGAATAAAGGGCTAAATGCTGCCGCATGAAAGCTGAGAAATCCTCGGAAATGGCCCGATCGACCTCCTTGCTAAATATGTTGTAACTGACAACAGGAAATTCGTCCCCGTCGCCTTCACTTGCGTCCAAGCACCAACAAACCTCGTCGTCGTGAAAATAAATCACCACAAGATGATCAGGCAACCCAAAACGATCCCGACAAGTAAATGTGTCACCAAGTACCGACCCACCTGTCATCAACTCGGCATTGTCATCCTCAATCCCGGAAATTTCCGCGGACACAATACCGCCGCCTCCATATACCTCCAAGAATCGCTTATATGACGGTGAAAGTTGCAACCCAAGTAGGGCTTCAAGGCGCTGAACTTGATGTCCAGACGCTGGCCCCAGCCAGAAGATTTCGTTGCCTGCGGCTTCTGCCGCCATGGCAAGTTCATCGTATTCAGCCATTATCAATTCCCCTTGAAATCATCAGCGCGAGACGTCCACCAATCTTGCCGAAAATCGTTGTACTGTTTATTCAAAACGGGATCGTTTCGGAAGCTGAAATACCTTATTAACTCTCACATCAACAAAAATGTGGAGGCCGGGATCAATATCGCTCAGGTTACGGTAAACAGTCAGAACGACCTTCGGTAATCCCCCCATCTTTAGCGATTGCCAGAAGTAGGAACGCTACGCGGCCATGGCTAACCGCTGTTTTGGGGTAAATCCGCCCAGAGCCATATTTGGGCGCTCGTGATTGTAGGACCACATCCACTGCGTGGCGGCGCGCTGCACGTGATCCAGATCGTCCCAATGATATTGGGATAGCCATTCGTAGCGCACGGTCCTGTTGAACCGTTCGACGTAGGCATTCTGCTGTGGCTTGCCCGGCTGGATATATTCGAGTTTTATGCCCCATGCCCCGGCCCACTCGACAATTGCCGCGCTCAGGTATTCGGGTCCGTTATCGCACCGAATGGCCAAGGGCTTTCCCCGCCAGCCGATGATCTGCTTGAGTGTGCGGATCACGCGCTCAGACGGCAACGAGAAGTCAACCTCAATGCCCAGCGCCTCGCGGCTGAAGTCGTCAATCACGTTGAACACGCGGATGCTGCGCCCATCGGCAAGCTGGTCATGCATGAAGTCCATCGACCATACCTGGTTCACGTTGGTGGGCACGGTCAGTGGCTCAGGCGTCTGCCGCATCAGCCGTTTGCGCGGCTTGATACGCAAGTTCAGTTCGAGCTCGCGATAGATCCGGTACACACGCTTGTGGTTCCAGCCGAAGCCTCG includes:
- a CDS encoding IS3 family transposase (programmed frameshift), whose amino-acid sequence is MKKSRFTDSQIIEAIKRVEAGLAVPELCRELGISSATFYKWRSKYGGMDVSLMARMKELEAENARLRKMYVEEKLKAEIVTEALGKKVVRPSRRREMAQRAVQDRGVSIRMACEAFRVSQTCYRYVTKADAENEEIANWLLRLTDNHRNWGFGLCFLYLRNVRGFGWNHKRVYRIYRELELNLRIKPRKRLMRQTPEPLTVPTNVNQVWSMDFMHDQLADGRSIRVFNVIDDFSREALGIEVDFSLPSERVIRTLKQIIGWRGKPLAIRCDNGPEYLSAAIVEWAGAWGIKLEYIQPGKPQQNAYVERFNRTVRYEWLSQYHWDDLDHVQRAATQWMWSYNHERPNMALGGFTPKQRLAMAA
- a CDS encoding SMI1/KNR4 family protein, with the translated sequence MAEYDELAMAAEAAGNEIFWLGPASGHQVQRLEALLGLQLSPSYKRFLEVYGGGGIVSAEISGIEDDNAELMTGGSVLGDTFTCRDRFGLPDHLVVIYFHDDEVCWCLDASEGDGDEFPVVSYNIFSKEVDRAISEDFSAFMRQHLALYST